CATAATTTGTGTGTAGCGATTGGTGAGATAACCAAGACCAGCTCAATTCATTCTGCATTTATTCCTTCTTATAATTAACTTTCTATTGTGGCCGTTTCAATTGATTATACACTCAATTGCATTTATTCTATAGTGGAACCAAGAAAATGACCCCCTAAACGCAAAAAACCACTTCTTGAGTATAATGAGCAAATCCAAGTTGAGATTAAATAGCTGTAACCAACCTTTGACTGATTCATTGTAATTtacactttattttttttttttactagaaaaaaaaatcactttagTCTACAGAGATATGCTTTAACAGCATCAGCCTAGCATGCATGCTTTTATAACATCATGATGATGATCAGCTGCTTGGACTCTGAGGTGTATAAAGAGGGGCAAGTTTGGTGGAGTTAGTTCGTCCTCCTCCACACTTCATCCTATTCTTTCTCTCCACATGGATTTACCAACTGTGACACCAATTTCTGGTCATCAACAAGTTCTTTATAgtataaaaactaaaaatcttTCATATAAAATATCAACAACCAGCTACGATCAGCTCGGTTGTGGCGTTAACCAGAAGCCTAGGTGTATTTTGAAGAATGTGAACTGCGAAGCCAAACCGAGGGAGATAACAGCCATTGCTGGCTCCAGTGGAGCAGGAAAAACCACATTGTTGGAAATTCTTGGCGGAGTCATTGTTCCGAGTAGAGTCAGCGGTCATGTTCTCGTGAATGATCAGCCTCTGAATGTGACACACTTCCGGAGAATGTCTGGTTATGTGACACAAGATGAAGCTCTATTCCCACTTCTTACTGTTGAAGAGACTATAATGTATAGTGCACGTCTCAGGCTGCGTGTAGGGCGTGAGGTGGCCAAAAAAAGAGTTCAAGAGCTGTTGAAGGAGCTTGGACTGGACCATGTTGCTGATGTGAGAATTGGCAGTGAATCCGGCAGAGGAATTTCTGGTGGCGAGAAGCGTCGAGTATCAATTGGGGTTGATTTAGTTCATGATCCTGCTGTAGTTTTGATTGATGAACCAACATCAGGACTTGACTCTGCCTCTGCTCTTCATGTGATGTTGCTGCTTAAATCCATGGCTAAGAATCAAGGCAAAACCATCTTGTTAAGCATCCATCAACCCGGCTACCGGATTCTTGAGTTATTTGACAAGGTCATTCTATTGTCCAATGGCATTTGTCTTCATGATGGAACCCTGCATTGCCTAGAGGAGAGGCTCGTTTCCACAGGCCATTTCATCCCTCATCATGTCAATGTGCTTGAATTTGCCATTGAGGTCTCAGACAGCCTGCATGTGGAAGAAACTGATATCGAAACTGGTGAATCAGAACATAACACTAACCTTGACAGCAATTCGCCTGTTATTTCCAATGTGGAGGAAAAGCACATATCTTACTCAAATTCCATGTTCAAGGAGATATTAATACTGACTCAGAGATTCTCCGAAAACATCTTCAGAACCAAGCAGCTTTTTGCTGCAAGGACGATTCAAGCTTTGGTTGCAGGGATCCTAATAGGGACAATATTCCTAAACGCATATAATAATCCAAAGAGATCAGACGTACAAACTCAATTTGGATTCTTCGCATTCAGTCTGACGTTTTTGTTGTCATCCACGACAGAAGCTTTGCCAATTTTCTTGCAAGAGCGGAGAATCTTGATGAGAGAGACCTCAAGAGGAGCCTATAGATTATCTTCTTACATCATAGCAAACACTATAGTGTTTCTTCCCTTCCTTCTGTTAGTGGCTCTTCTGTATACTACACCAGTTTACTGGCTAGTTGGATTGAGACGAGATATTGATGGATTTCTGTATTTCTCTCTGGTGGCTTGGATGGTTGTCTTGATGTCAAATTCTTTCGTAGCATGTTTTAGCGCTCTAGTACCAAACTTCATCTCAGGAATGTCCTTGATTGCGGGCATTATAGGGGCATTCTTCCTCTTTTCAGGCTACTTTATACCCAAGGAAAATACGCCCAAGTGTTGGATTTTTATGCACTACTTGAGCTTGTTCAAATATCCTTTTGAGAGCTTTCTGATAAATCAGTTTGGAGGGGACAAGGGGCGAAGGAAATGCGTGGCAAGTGTTGGAAGAGTGTGCATACTGCATggtaatgagttcttgaggaggcAAGGCATAGAGGAATCACAGAAATGGAATAACTTAATTATAATGTTGGCTTTCATTTTGGGCTACAGGCTTCTCTGTTTCTTGATTCTGTGGTGCAGATCTTACCGGAGCAGAAACTAAAAGTAGCATCTGAGCATTCAAATTAATAAGAACTTGTTAGTTTCTTGATCATTACCTGTGTGAATACCTCAAATATCATCACTGCTGATTCCTTCTTTCTTGATGTCCTGCTGTATCGTTATTCagcaaagaagagaaaaaagaggtCCTAGGATTTTAGCAGCTTGTTAAAGTGAAAATATTCTTTTGAACAAAATCCAGCAATTCTTGAGAACTCACCTTTTAGCGCTGAGTTTATTGTCACTTTGAGTTGGTATGAAATATGAATGTCTCATAAGATGGTACTGGAAATACATTTACAGCAATCTACTTGACAAATTGCGTTTTCAAAACTTTGGCATATCCATCATCCCTTTTTGGCatttatttttccttaaattatcTGGAATTCAGATTACTTAATACAGAAACTAGATCCATGTGTTATTATTACCTCGATCATCCCCTGTGAGTGCAAAGTGGGACAAAACTTAGTTTAGGGGGCAAATTCAAAAGCCAGATATGGTTTTGTCCTTCCAGCATAATTCTGAAAAATCTAAGAATGGCTCGTGGTGGTTTTAAAGAGCCGATAAAGAATTGCTTGGAAATCTTCTTTTGGGGAATTAGTATCTTAACATCTTAAGTTGACCTCCTCTCTTTGTGTACGtcaaaaactaaaaacaaaaataaagatttacatatatatatattattaaaaGATCATTTTCTCTAACTTGTCTTTTATTTCCATTTAAGGGCAACTTAATGTTTAATTAATAACACATTTATCGTAAGATCTCTAAAAACTAATAACCTTGAGACCACACAAATTCTATTAATTTAAAGAGATATTAAtaattgataaattaataatttattaatttatcaagtGTACTTACAATTCAAAGAAACACTCATTTAATCaactaaaatttcattttattttataaaaatatgaattattttaTTAAGAAAAGGAGGCTAAAAGTCTATTGAATATAAACCGATCCATATTTACTTGATTTGCCAGTATAATTTTATTCTATTAATGTACATAACTAATATCATTTTTCTATtatcaaaaggtcaaaaagagTTAGAAATactaaattattttattctatttttctGTTATTTTACATTTCATTAAATGCATCTAACGAATCAGATTAACAATGTTATGTATATAAATATCTATATAAATGACAAGAAAGTGTTATtctaataaataaatacaaagtTTTCTTACATATCTCATTGTTAAACTATGGTTTCTCAATTAAAAAGTGTTTATAAATGACTGATCAAATGCATAAAGCATCATATGAGTATAGTATAcgtaattttagtgaattatcAATTTATAATATGAACGAGACCAGACAGTTAGgcaaagttttgaaaaaattattatcaaaattattaatttagctCTTTAGTCCAAGTCGGGATccgaaaaattattatttaacaGAGGTTATTAACTTATCGAGTATTAATTTATAGAGATTTTACCGTATTTCTTTCATTGTTACAATTATTATGTTTCTCGTTTGTAAGAATTACAAATAGTTCTTTAACCAGTTATGTAACATTAGCCAAGTTTCAAACTAAATCTTAGAATTAGAACAATGATTTGGGATCATTTTCAATTGCTTTCTTCATAGATTTGTCGAGTTCCACATTATTTAACAGAAGTGAAGTCAATATGCAAAAATCATATACTTAAGACGATAACAGTACCAACTCTCTGAAGAAAGGACAATTGActggaatttttataaaatgcAAGCAAGCAGCAAGATATGATTATTAGCTGCAAGTTGTTTAGCCTCCCTTCCCCATCGTACATTTGTATCTTTTAATTCACTAGTTACATGCAATAACTCGTGCAACACCATAATTAGTTTATACATGCAAATTGAAGGATGACAATAACGTCACAGATGAGCCTAGCAATTCTGCACCGGATTTGCCATCAACCATACATGCAATGGTCTAGTAGCAGGGATAACAATGCATTATAATTAGAATTCTCCCACAGGTACTGTACTGACCCCTGCAGTCCGGTATGGCCAATCTTAAATTAGGCTTTTTAGCTTTCAAAGCCTGAGAGAGGACAAAATCAACTGTGTGGCTTTATACATATTTAACTACTAGACTGATAATTGAACCATTTCCGTGGAACAAAACCTTAGATTATACTTAAAAGTCCAAGAGAAGCGAGCTAGCTAACAATTTTCCAGAACACAAAAGAGATCAACTGTGTGTTTGCTCATGTTAGCCTCTTATTGTAATCCCTGAATCCAAAATTCTCTACTTTACCACAATCACTAAAACGAGTTCGGAGATTTCCAAGGTAATAGAAAATCCATCCTTTCTAACAAGCTCAAGAAGAACGGGGGAAGATTCTCTTGCATGGTTTGAGTTGATAATCGTGGGAAGTTCCATGCACTAGATTAGCACATTCTAGGCACCCGCCATGCACTGTCATGGGCATCTGAGACCATGATACAAACGCTGAAAAGCCATCGTAGTGGGTGTATATTAATTCCCTTCATCCTAAAAGATTATCCTTCAAAGTTATAAATTTCTGATGCCATCATTGTGTTTCCATATGGTAAATATGCTAGTATATTTTCAGTTCCTAATTTACATCAAAGCATAGTAGAGTTTTTTCTTAAACTCCAATTTCTGTGTTTTTCCCTTCTTAAAGCAATAAAGAACAAAGAGGACGTGACTTCAATCCAATTTCCTAATTTATCAGAAGTGCCAAGGCAGAGGACATGACTTCATATGATaagagtaaataaataaataggaaTATTTCTTATGATTCATGATTTCGTTCTATATATTGCAAGAAATACAACAGATTCATACACGTACAACAGATGGCATATGCAATGGCATATACATCTCTTTCTGTACCTAAAGCAGAAGAAGTATATGCTAGTGCATATGTCATCAATCCCCATATCCCTATATCTTGCACCTGATCGACTGGATAATGGAAAACTTACAGTAGCAGAAACAAAAAACACAACCCAACCTATCTGTAAACGTCACCTTGTCACCAGAAGTTTTCTAAGGAAGATGAACT
The DNA window shown above is from Coffea arabica cultivar ET-39 chromosome 5e, Coffea Arabica ET-39 HiFi, whole genome shotgun sequence and carries:
- the LOC113743657 gene encoding ABC transporter G family member 10, which encodes MDLPTVTPISGHQQVLYSIKTKNLSYKISTTSYDQLGCGVNQKPRCILKNVNCEAKPREITAIAGSSGAGKTTLLEILGGVIVPSRVSGHVLVNDQPLNVTHFRRMSGYVTQDEALFPLLTVEETIMYSARLRLRVGREVAKKRVQELLKELGLDHVADVRIGSESGRGISGGEKRRVSIGVDLVHDPAVVLIDEPTSGLDSASALHVMLLLKSMAKNQGKTILLSIHQPGYRILELFDKVILLSNGICLHDGTLHCLEERLVSTGHFIPHHVNVLEFAIEVSDSLHVEETDIETGESEHNTNLDSNSPVISNVEEKHISYSNSMFKEILILTQRFSENIFRTKQLFAARTIQALVAGILIGTIFLNAYNNPKRSDVQTQFGFFAFSLTFLLSSTTEALPIFLQERRILMRETSRGAYRLSSYIIANTIVFLPFLLLVALLYTTPVYWLVGLRRDIDGFLYFSLVAWMVVLMSNSFVACFSALVPNFISGMSLIAGIIGAFFLFSGYFIPKENTPKCWIFMHYLSLFKYPFESFLINQFGGDKGRRKCVASVGRVCILHGNEFLRRQGIEESQKWNNLIIMLAFILGYRLLCFLILWCRSYRSRN